Genomic DNA from Halobaculum sp. CBA1158:
CAACGACGTGACGGGGCTGGAGGACCCGGAGATGCGCTTTCTCGCGGCCGAGCGCGGCGTGCCGGTGATCGTGATGCACAGCATCGACGCCCCGGTCGACCCGGACAACGACCCGGAGTACGACGACGTGGTCGAGGACGTGATCGCGGAGCTGAGCGAGCGCGTCCTACTCGCGGAGAAGGCGGGGATCCCCCGCGAGCACGTCGTCGTCGACCCCGGGATCGGCTTCGGGAAGTCGCCGCGGGAGAACTTCGAGATCCTCGGCCGCCTCGGCGAGTTCGACGCGCTGGGGTGTCCGGTGCTGTTCGGCCACTCCCACAAGTCGATGTTCGAACTCACCGGCGAGGCGGCCGGCGACGCGCCCGACGGAACCGTGGCGGCGACGGCGCTGGCGGCCGCCAACGGGGCCGACATCGTCCGCGTCCACGACGCCGCCGAGAACGTCGCGGCCGTCCGGGTCGCGAGCGCGGCCGCGGACCCCGCGGGGTTCGACGCCGAGGGATCCGGCTCGGGAGAGAGCGACGCCGATGGCACCGGCGACGGCGGGGACGCGTGAGCGACCCGGCCCCTTACGAAGCGGCGTACGCGCATCCCGACGGCGACGCGACCGCCAGTCGGCTCGCACGGGCCGCACGCGAGTACGGGTACGACGGACTCGTGATCCGCACCCGCGAGGCGGAGTTCGACCCCGGGGCGCTCCGGGAGCGCTACGACGTGGACGTGGTGCCCGCCGTCGAGGTCGTCGCGGACGAACCCGCCTCGGCCAGCGGCGCGGTCGGCAACTTCCGGCCGGAGTACCCCCTCGTGCTCGTGCGCGGCGGGACTGACGCGCTCAACCGGTTCGCCGTCGAGCAGGACCGCGTCGACGTGCTCGCCGCGCCGCTGTCGGGCGACGGCGGCTTCAACCACGTGCTCGCGAAGGCGGCCGTCGAGCACGGCACTCGGATCGAGTTCGACCTCGGCCCGGCGCTTCGCGCGTCAGGGGGCGAGCGCGTCCGGGCGCTGAAGGGGCTCCGGAAGCTCCGCGAGATCGTCGCCCACTACGACGCGCCGTACGTCGTGAGCGCGCGTCCCGCCTCCCACCTCGAACTGCGCGCCGTGCGGGAGGTGGTCGCGCTCGGTTCCGAGTTGGGGTTCGACGAGGGGTGGATCCGACGGGGGCTCGCCGAGTGGGGACGGATCGTCGCGCGCAACCGCGAGCGTCGCTCCGCGGGGTTCATTTCCCCGGGCGTCCGAGTGGACGAGTGTGAAGAAGCCGATCGCTGAGCACGCCGAGCGGTTCTCAGAGGCCGCGGCGTCGTACGACGACGAGCAGAACAGCGAGGAGTACGAGGCCTGCGCGGGACTCGTCATCCGACGAGCGGCTCCCCACCGGACGGACACCGTCCTCGATCTGGGGACGGGAACCGGGGCGATCGCCCTCGCGCTCGCCGAGGACGCCGACCGCGTCGTCGGTCGCGACGTGAGCGACGGGATGCTGGATCGGGCCCGGGAGAAGGCCACCGAGCAGGGCGTCGACACCGTCGAGTTCGGCTACGGCGAGTTCCGCGAGCCGAACTACGACGGCGACGCCCAGATCGTCACGTCGAACTTCGCGCTCCATCACCTCGGTGACGACGAGAAGCGCGAGGCGATCGAGACGTGGGCCGGCCTGGACGGCGGCGGGACGCCCAGCCGCGCCGACCCCGTCGGCCCCCGGCGGATCGTCCTCGGCGACGTGATGTTCTTCGGCGAGCCGGACCCCGAGGAGCCCTTCTACAGCCCCGAGGTCGACGATCCGGCGACCGTCGGCACGCTCGTCGACTACTTCACGGCCGCCGGCTACGCCGTGACGCAGGTGGACCGCGTCCACGACCAGGTCGGCGTGATCACCGCCGAGCGCGTCGTCTCCGGCGGTCGCGAGTCGTGACCGGCCTCGAGCACCCGTGAAACACCTGCCCAAGCACCTCCGACCGCGGTGGCGCTACCTCGCCGTCGGACTGGAGGCGTGGCCCGACGCCGGCATCTCGCGGGGGCCGTTCCAGCGGGCGGTGTGGTACGCCGCGCAGAACCTCCTGGGCGACTCCGGGAGCGCCGACGCCGACCTGACGGTCGTCCGGTTCGCGTTCGCCGACGGCGCGGGAGCGGCGATCGTCCGCGTGCGCCACGGCGAGGTCGACCGCGGGCGGGCGGCGCTGGCGTGCGTCGACGCGGTCGACGGCGAACCGGTCGGCCTCCGGATTCGCGGCGTCTCCGGGACGATACGGGCCGGTGAAGAAAGGTATTTAGGCGACGCGGGCGGAGTCGGTGACGAGAGCACCGTCGAACTCGCGGACGCGGACGCCGCCGGTACCGGCTACCGACGCCGGGACGGCGCGGTCGACGTGTCGACCCCGTCCGGATTCGTGGGCGCGACGGACGCGGACGTTTCACAACCGGGACGGTCCGGCCCGGGCGATGCGGACTCGGACGACACCTAACAGACGATGCAGGGACAAGCCCAACAGCAGGCGTACGACCGGGGGATCACCATCTTCTCCCCGGACGGTCGCCTCTATCAGGTCGAGTACGCGCGAGAGGCGGTCAAACGAGGCACGGCGAGCGTCGGCGTGCGAACCGAGGAGGGCGTCGTGCTCGCCGCGGACAAGCGCTCGCGCTCGGAGCTGATGGAGCCCGCTTCCGTCGAGAAGCTGCACAAGATCGACGACCACGTCGGCATCGCAAGCGCCGGCCACGTCGCCGACGCCCGCCAGCTCATCGACTTCGCTCGCCGGCAGGCGCAGGTGAACCGGCTCCGCTACGGCGAGGAGATGGGCATCGAGACGCTGACGAAGACCGTCACCGACCACATCCAGCAGTACACCCAGGTCGGCGGCGCGCGCCCGTTCGGCGTCGCGCTCATCGTCGGCGGCATCGAGGACGGCGAGCCCCGCCTGTTCGAGACGGACCCCTCCGGGACGCCTTACGAGTGGAAGGCCCTCTCGATAGGCGCGAACCGGGCCGACGTGCGCGAACGCCTCGAGGAGGGGTACAGCGACGACCTCACGATCGAGGAGGGGATCGAACTCGCGCTCGCCGCGCTCGCGGAGTCCGGCGACGACGAGGGACTCGAACCCGACGGCGTCGGCCTCGCGACGATCGACGCCGCCGACGAGACGTACGTCGACCACGACGTCGCCTCCGTCGAGAGCTACCTCGACGAGTTCGGCCACCTCGTCGACGACGAGGACGACGGAGACGCCGACGGCGACGACGCGAGCGACGAGTAACCGTACATCACCGCGACTCGCTCGCCGCGATCCGGCGTCGTCGTCGCCTCGCTTCGCCCGCCGCCGATTCCGGTGCTGCCGGACGTGTTCGTTCCACCTCCAGCCGCGTCGCCGCCGGTCCGCTCTGCGAACGGCCGGCGAGTCGGTTCGCGGACGAACGATTCGGCGAGCAGCATTCCGACGGGTGGTGTTCAAGCGAGCAGCGTGTCGGCGAGCGGCGTGTGACGAGCAGCGTGCCCGAAGGGGACAAATAACGCGAGGTCCGTCGCGGAAAACGATTTACTCGGTGTAGAATAACCCTTTTGCACCCCCGCGTGATAGGCTCGTGCATGAAGGCTATCGCAGTTCGTCGGGGCGACGACTCCCCGGTTCTCATCGAGAAGCCGCGGCCGGTGCCGGCCGACGGCGAGGCGCTGGTGCGAACGCTCAGGGTCGGCGTCGACGGGACCGACCACGAGGTGATCGCGGGGAGTCACGGCGGGTTTCCGGACGGCGCGGACCACATGGTGCTCGGGCACGAGGCGGTCGGCGTCGTCGAGGACCCCAACGGGACGGCGCTATCGCCGGGTGACGTGGTGGTGCCGACGGTACGACGGCGACCGAACGGGTCGAACGAGTACTTCGCTCGCGGCGAGCCCGACATGGCACCTTCGGGGGAGTACCACGAGCGCGGGATCGAGGGCGCACACGGGTTCATGGCGGAGTACTTCACGAGCCCGGCCGAACACCTCGTCGAGTGTCCGCCGGAACTCACGGACCTGGGGTTCCTCGTCGAGCCGGCGTCGATCACCGAGAAGGCGATGGAGCACGCGCGGGCGAGTCGGTCGGCCTTCGAGTGGTCGCCCGAGTCGGCGTTGGTGCTGGGCAACGGGAGCCTGGGTCTGCTGACGGTCGCGATGCTTTCCGACTCCTTCGAGCGACTGTACTGCCTCGGGCGACGCGACCGACCTGACCCGACGATCGACGTGATCGAGGCCCTGGGCGCGACGTACGTCGACTCCCGCGAGACGCCCGTCGACGATGTCGCCGAGGCGCACGAGCCGGCGGACCTCGTCTACGAGGCGACCGGGTTCGCCCCCCACGCCTTCGAGGCGGTGGAGGCGCTCGCGCCGAACGGCGTCGCCGCCCTGCTGGGCGTCCCCGGCGACTGGGAGTTCGAACTGAACGGCGGCGCGATCCACCGGGAACTCGTCCTCCACAACAAGGCGCTGGTCGGCTCGGTGAACTCCAACGTCCGCCACTTCGAACGCGGCGTCGAGTCGATCGCGGCGCTGCCGGACTGGTTCACCGACGACCTCGTGACGGGCGTGTACGGACTCGACGAGTTCGAGCGAGCGTTCGACGACGACGACACCACTATCAAGACGGCGGTGGAACTCAGCGCACGATGAAGAACGTCGACGACCTCATCGACGAGGCGGCGGAGTTGGCCGGGCGCGGGCTCTCGAAGGGAGAGATCGCCGACGAGTTGAACGTCTCTCGCGAGACCGCCTCCTGGCTGGTCGACCGCTCGGGCGCACAGCCCGCCGGTGCCGACGACGGCGACGACGGCGACGGCGGCGATAGGGGCGGTCCGGCGGGTCCCCAGGACATCCACGTCGACTGGTCCACGGTCGGACGCGACTCCACGCGACTCACCCACGTCGGGAGCGCGATGGCCGACCTGCTCGCCAAGGAGGGCGAGGCGGTCGACCTCACCGTCGGCATCGAGAAGGCCGGCACGCCGCTGGCGACGACGATCGCCCGCGAACTCGACACGGATCTCGCGGCGTACGCCCCCGCGAAACACCAGTGGGACGAGGGCGACCTCGACCAGACCGGCGGCGGCTTCTCGCGAAACTTCGCGACGATCCGCGGCCGCGAGTGCTACGTCGTCGACGACACCGTCACGTCCGGCACGACGCTCACCGAGACCGTCGAGGCCGTCAAGGCCGAGGGCGGTCAGCCCCGCGCGTGCGTCGTCATCGTCGACAAGCAGGGACTCGACGAGGTCGACGGGGTCCCCGTCTACTCGCTGATCAACGTCGTCGGCGTCGGTCGGGACTGATCCGTCGAGGGCGTCGCGTCATCGGGCCGACCGGGTGGGGTCGCCGCCGCGGTGCCGGCGGCCGACGCACGCGCACCGCGCCGCCGTCGGTCGGGGTCGGCGGCGTCACAACCTCTATGAACCGGAGTCGCCTACGCGCTCGTATGGCATTCCAATCCGAAAGCGAACTGACGGCCGAGGAGGCCACAGAGCGCGTCGAGGAAGTCCTCGCCGACAACGACGTGGTGCTGTTCATGAAGGGCAACCGGCTGATGCCCCAGTGCGGCTACTCGAAGCGCGCGCTCGGCCTCATTTCCGAGCACGTCGAGGAGTTCGAGACGGTCGACGTGCTCCCCGCGCTCCCCGAGTACCGCGCGGCGCTGGAGGAGACGAGCGGCTGGGAGACCATTCCGCAGACGTTCGTCGACGGCGAGTTCGTCGGGGGGAGCGACGTGCTCGCGGAACTGGACGAGCGTGGCGAGTTAGCCGAGACCCTCGGCGTCGACGAGTAGCCCGCGCGAGTGCCGGCATGTCCGGGCGCGTCTCCGACTCGCGTGAGACACCGTCACGGGGTGGAAGCTGCCGGGGACAGGTGTTTTACGCGCTCGGCCCGTAGGTACCGGCGAGTAGGGACGGAACTCACGGCCAGCCGCGCGACGCAGCAAGTACCCATCACGTCCACCCACATCGTTCATCACCTCACACATGACAGGCCGCGTATACCGACTTCACTCGACGCTCGAACTGCCACTCGAAGACCTCCAGGACCACTTCGACGAGGACCCCGAACTCCCGGAGGGAGTCGAGGACGTCGACATCAACAGGCGTAACAACACGCTGATCCTCAAGGCGGTCTCGGACGACGAGTCGATCGGCAAGTACACCCCGACCGCCCAGTTGAAGGCGAGCGTCTCCGAGACCCGCGTGTACGAGGAGGAGCCGCCTCGGACCGGCGGCGGTTGGATGCAGGAGGAGGAAGAGGAGATCCCCTCCGAACTCGTCGAGTTCGCCTGCTTCAAGGGCGACCGCGAGACCGTGCTCCAGAACACCGCGCTCCAGTACCAGATGTTCCTCGTTCTCCGGGAGATCGCCCTGCTGTCGGAGAAGGGGACGCTCACCGCCATCACCGAGATCGACGAGGAGTTGCACGCCCACCGCATCGTCGAGGGCGAGGAGCGACCCGCGAGCGTCGAGGTCGTCGAGACGCCCGACCGCAACTCCGAGAAGGGCGGCGTCGAGTGGCGCGACAACAAGTTCATCAGCTGATCGGGCACCCTGACGGGTGACACGGACTCGTTTCGGCCGATCCGGTCCCGTTCCGATTTCGCCTCCGCGGTGTCGGTCACAAGACCTTTAGCCTTCTAATTATATCTAATTACCACGCATGGCCGACTCACAGCAGCAGTTCCCGGAGTATCTGGACGTGGATTACACCGACGGCGAGGGAGAGTCGCCGGCCGACTACCCGAGCATCGAGCACAAGCTCGAGAAGGCGCTGGAGGTCGTCGAGACGGGGCTGCGCGAGTACGACAACCCCGCGGTGATGTGGACCGGCGGGAAGGACTCGACGCTCACGCTGTACTTCGTGAAGGAGGTCGTCGAGCAGCACGACGAACTGGAACTGCCGACCACCGTCTTCATCGACCACTACCAGCACTTCGACGAGCTGATGGACTTCGTCGAACACTGGGCCGACGAGTGGGACCTCGAGGTCAAGTGGGCACGCAACACCGACGTCGGCGAGTACGTCGACGAGAACGGCCTGGAGCCGGGCGACGACATCCCGGTCGAGGCGCTCTCAGAGCACAACCAGCACCACATCCGGGACATCCTGGAGTACGAGGAGGACACCTTCCCGTTCCTGCTGGACACGTACGTCGGTAACCACCTGCTGAAGACGGTCGCGCTCAACGACACCCTCGAGAGCGAGGACATCGACGGCATCATCTCCGGCATCCGGTGGGACGAGCAGGAGGCCCGCGCCGACGAGACGTTCTTCTCGCCGCGCCACGACCCCGACATCTACCCGCCCCACGACCGGATCCAGCCGATCCTGCAGTTCGAGGAGGCCGACGTGTGGGACGCCTTCTGGTACTTTGTCGTGCCCGAAACCGTCGAGGGCTACCCCGAGGACGGCTACGTTCCCCAGGGGTTCGACGACCTGCCGGAGGGCATCGAGATCGAGGACATCCCGGTGTCGCCGAAGTACTTCGCGGGCTTCCGCTCGCTGGGCTCGGAGATCTCGACGGACAAGTCCGCCGAGGAGCCCGCCTGGCTGCAGGACATGGAGAACACGACCGAGCGCGCCGGCCGCGCCCAGGACAAGGAGGACCTGATGGAGCGCCTCCGCGACCTGGGCTACATGTGAAAACCGCGCCGTAACGCGACCGACAGTCGGAACCCACCGGCCGACGGAACCGGCCGTGACCCGTCACCCGCCCTCCAGCACCTTCCACTCCCCCTCGTCGCCGAAGTCGCCGAACCGTCACGGGTAAGGTCGCCTCGCCGCGTACCGACGGTATGAACGACGACGCCGAGTCCGACCCGACCGACACCGCGGACGCGACCCCCGACGGCGCGTACGTCGGGCTGTTCTCCGGCGGCAAGGACTCCTCGTGGGCGGTGTACAGGGCACTAGAACGCGGGCTCCCGGTCGAGCGACTGCTGACGGTCCACCCCGCGGGCGACTCGTACATGTATCACGTCCCCGAGACGCGCCTCGCGGCGCTTGCGGCCGAGAGCATCGGCGTCCCGCTGGTGGAGGTCGAACCAGACGACTTCGACGCCGCCGAGACGACGGACTCGGGCGCGCAGGGCGACAGCGAACTGGAGCCGATGGAGGCGGCGCTGTCGGATCTGGCCGACGAGATCGACCTGGCGGGCGTCACCGCCGGCGCGGTCGAGTCGGAGTTCCAGACGAGTCGGATCGAGGCCATGTGCGACCGACTCGGGATCGAGCTGTTCGCGCCCCTGTGGCAGCGCGATCCGCGGACGCTCGCCGAGGAGATGCTCGAAGCGGGCTTCGATATCACGATCCTCCAGGTCGCGGCCGCGGGACTTGACGAGTCGTGGCTCGGGCGGACGCTCGACGGCGACGCGCTCGCGGAGCTCTCGGACTTGCACGAGGAATACGGCGTTCACCTGCTCGGCGAGGGCGGCGAGTTCGAGACGTTCGTCACCGACGGGCCGCACATGGATCGACCGGTCGAGTTGGAGTACGACACGGAGTGGGAGGGGACTCGCGGCCGGATCCGGGTGACGGAAGCGAGACTCGGCGAATGACGCTCCGGAGTTCTGAGGGGTAGTCCCGCTACTCGTCGTTGGTGAGTCGGGAGTGTGCGCCGACCAGCGCGCCCGAGAGGTCGAGACCGTCGACGACGACCTCCTCGTCGACGATACTGCGACGCATGTCGGCGTCACGGATCGTCGCGTTCGCGAACACGACCGAGCGGTCGATCGAGGAGTCGACGATCTCGGCCCCCGGAAGCACGTACACGCTCTCTCCCAGGTCGCTGTTCTCGACGGTCGCGTCCGGGTGGACGACGGCCTCGCCGTCGAGGTACCACTCCACGGCGTCGAGGTAGCTCTCGGGGGTGCCGATGTCGAACCACGCGCCGTCGAAGGTGAACGCGTGGACGGGCTGGCGCGACTGGAGCCACTGGATGAACCACCCGGGCTCGTCGGGGTTGTTGCCGTCGGAGAGGTACTCCTCGAAGTCGGGCAACGTCTCCTGCGGGAACGCGTAGCAGGCGATGGAGACCAGCGTGCTGTTCGGGTCGTCGGGCTTCTCCTGGAAGTCGACGACGCGGTCCCCGTCTAACTCCACCAGTCCGTAACTCTTCGCGCGCTCGCGCGACCCCACGTCGTAGGCGGCCAGCGCCGGCGTCCCCTTCGCCTCGAAGAAGTCGACGAACTCGCCCACGTCGAAGGAAATGAGGTTGTCGCCGGCGACGACGATCAGGTCGTCGTCGACGCCCTCGCGCTCGATGAGTTGGGCGAGCGCGCCGACGACGCCGAACTTCTCCGACTCGGCGGTCGTGTCCTCCACGGAGACGGTCGGTTTCTCGAACGACGAGTCGGCGAGGTACGACTCGAACTCCCCGGCGAAGCGCTCGTTCGTGGAGACGAACACCTCGTCGACCCGGTCGTCGGCCTCCAGGTCCGCGAATATCTCGTCGATGACGGTCCCGTCGCCGACCGGCAGGAACATCTTGGGTCGGTTGCGCGTGATCGGCCAGAGTCTCGTCGCGTATCCACCCGCGAGGACGACTGCCTTCATGCGAGCCACGTTACGCCCGACCGACAAGGGTCTTTCCTCTCCCGCGGTCACGGGTCCGGGGACGAGGCGTCGGCCCCGGTGTCGTCGGGTCGGCGACGGTGCGAGCCGAAAGTGATTCGGTCGCGTCGGGACTCTCACGTGTCATGCCGGAGCGAACGACCCGCGAGCGGATCGCCGACGCCCTCCGCGCGCAGCCACGCGACGCGAGCGCGCTCGCCGCCGAATTCGACGTGACGCGCGCCGCCGTGTACGACCACATCGAGCACGTCTCGCGGTCGGTCCCCGAGGGCCAGCAACTCCTCGTCGCGCCCCCGGAGTGTCGCGACTGCGGCTTCGACGGGTTCGACGACCGGATCAACACTCCATCACGGTGTCCCAAGTGCAAGGGCGAGAACGTCGAGGAACCGACGTTCGTGATCGAGGCGTAACACGGGGCCAGACGGAACACCTTCCCTCGGGTCTCGTTACCGATCAGGCCGGAACCTCGATTCCCAGTTCCTCGAGGAGCGTCGCGGCGGCGGCCGACGACGATCCGGGACCCCGAGCGGTGATCAGGTCGCCGTCGACCGTGACCGACGTGTCGGCGTCGAGTTCGGCGTCGAAGTTCCCGCCGGCGGCGACGACCTCGTCCTCCACCCAGTAGGGGAGCTTGCGACCGTCGATCCGGTCGTGATCGTCGACGATCCCCTCCTCCCACTCGTTCGGGAAGCCGGTCACGTCGCGACCGGCGACGAGGAACCCGCCGTCCGAGTCGCGGGCGAACGCGAGGATTCCGACGGCGTGGCAGACGACCAGCGCGACGCCGTCGTCGCCCTCGACGGCCTCCCGGAGGGCCGCCCGAGCGTGGCCGTCCTGATTCACGTCCCACTCGGTGCCGTGGCCGCCGGGGAACACGACGGCGTCGTAGTCGCCGGCGTCGACCGCGGCCAGCGGCTCCGGATCACGCAGTCGATCGTCGCTCTCGTGGATCTCGCGATAGCGCTCGACCGTCTCCTCGCCCACGTCCTCGGGATCGAGCGAGCGGTCGTCCACGACCGGCGGCGACCCGGACGGCGTCGCGGCCGTCACGTCGACACCCGCCGAATCGAGCGTCGTGAGCGGCTCGATACACTCCTCCGCCCAGTACCCCTCCTCGCTGATAATGAATAGCGCGGTCGGATGACTCATTCCTCTTCTAGTCCGAGCGCGACCCCGGAAAGCGTGACGGCGACGGAACCGCTGGACTACGCCGCGTGCCCGCGTCGTTTATACCGTCCCGCACGCAACGGCGGGCATGGCAGTCGGCACGCGAACGGTCCTCGCGCTCATCGGCGGCGTCGTGTTGACCGTCGGCGTCTACCTCCACGCCTCCGACCGCGAGGAGATCGGGCTCGGAACCATGGCGTTCGGCTTCGCGATATCGGCGTTGTGGGCGTTCCTGGGGATGGAACTGGCTCGTCGGGGGGAGGCGACCGCCCCCGCGGAGACGTATCTCTCCGGCGGGATGGCGGCGGTGACGCTGGCGATGTACTTCGGACTGCGGGCTCGCGGGTACGGCGACGCGGACTGAGGCCGGGAACGGGCTCGATACTCGACTGCGACCGCACCGTCGCCGCCGATCGTCCGTCCTGCCTCGATCCGCCTTTGATGAGAAACCGAAGTTGCGTTCGCGGCCGTTTTCGCGGGCGACGCCCCGATACACAATAGCACACAATAGAGTGGGATTTCCGACGGTATGGACCTTCTATACTGAGTACTGTAGATGTTCGTCGAGGGACGGCTATCGAACTATCCCGATTCCGCATGGGTAAAACCCGCACAGTTAAGTGTGAAATACCATAACGAAGGGGCGTATGTCCGATAACCAATCCGGCTCCAGTCGCCGTCGGTTCCTCCAGGGCACCGGCGTCGCGGCCGTCTCCGCCGGCCTGGCAGGTTGTTCAGGCAACGGCGGCGACGAGACGGAGACGACCGAATCGACCCCCACCGAAGACGAGACCCCCACCGAAGCGCCAGCCGACTCCGAGGAGATCCCGACCGGCGGGATCTTCAACTTCGGGATGGGTACCTCCCCGAACACGCTGAACGCCATGGCGAGTTCCTCGGCGTACGTGGGCGCCGTCACGGACCGCATCTACGAGTCCGGGGCGGCGATCGACCCGGTCAACTTCGAGATGCACCCCAACGTCTTCACGGACTGGGAGTCCGAGGTGCTCGACGAGACCGGGGAGGACGACCGGCCGAACGTCGAGATCCGCTTCAACGTCCGCACGGACGGCCTCACCTGGAACGACGGAGAGGAGTTCACCGTGGGCGACGTGGTCTTCTCGTACAACTACCTGCTGGAGCAGCAGCCCGGCGGCTACGCGGCGTCCCTCAACGCGATCGAGAGCGTGGAGGAGGCCGACGGCGACTGGGACTGTCTGATGACGCTGAACCAGCCGAACGGCACGTTCGCGTACGACCAGTTCGGCCTCCCGATCTTCCCCGAACACCGCTGGGCGGACGTGGACGACTACAACGAGTACGAGCCCGGCGACACCGACTTCGGTCCCGTGGGTCTCGGTGCGGGCGTCGTCACGCAGTACGACCCCGACACGGCCGTCGAGGTGTCGTTCGAGGAGCGCGAGGGCGAGTACAATCTCTCGGACCTCGAGTGGCGCGAGGAGGTCAACGGCATCATCCCCGGCGGGCCGTTCGTCGACGCGGTTCGGTACCGGATCTACTCCTCGCAGTCCGCGCTGCACCAGGCGCTGTTCGAGGGCGACATCGACACCCTGTACGGCGGCCTCCGGACCTCCCGGATCCAGGACGGCATCGACAACGAGAACATCGACGTGCTCGACGGCTTCGACACCGGGTACGGTCACTACTCGTTCAACCTCCGCCGCGAGCCGCTCGACGACCTGCCGTTCCGGCAGGTGCTCGGGTTCGCCTTCGACGACGTCTACTACACGCAGCAGCTCCAGCGCGGCTACGCCCAGGAGGGCGACTTCGTCATGCCGCCCGGCTACACCGCGGTTCGGCCGGAGACGGGCACCGACCAGGAACTTCTGGAGGGCCCGTCGGCGCAGGCGTTCACCTTCCGCCAGGCCAGCCCGAGCGTTCCGGACGTGGAGGGGGTCCGCGAGTTCCTCACCGAGGGGCAGGTCATCACCGGCGAGGAGGGAACCTTCGTCGGGCAGGAGTACCCCGGCAGCCTGACCGGCGTCACCGCCAGTCAGACGGAGCCCAAGCACGACTACAGCTTCGGTTCCGTCGAGTCCGAGGTGCTGCTCAACGCCGACGAGGAGGTCGACCAGGAGATCCGCGTCAACGGCGAGCTGCTCACCGAGATCCACGACGGACCGCTCACGATGTTGCTGTCGCCCGCTCAGGAGGCACCCCAGTCCGCACAGATGGTCAGCGACTGGATCTCCTCGCTGCGGCAGATCGGCATCCCGATCAACCGCGAGGTCGTCTCGTTCAACACCCGCGTCACGCGGGCGTACGGCGAGGAGAGCTACGACGCGTTCTCCATGGGATGGGTCAACCTCTCGCCGTTCGCGACGAACACGCTGTACAGCCTGTTCCACTCTGACAACGCCGACGACCACTCGGTCGTTGAGACCGAGGGCGACGACGAGAACACCTCCACGCTCCTCAACAACGCGATGGGGTACGGGCTGTTCGACGACGCCGGAGCCGACGACCTCATCGACGAGGCGCGGACGACGCTC
This window encodes:
- a CDS encoding NDP-sugar synthase; the protein is MKAVVLAGGYATRLWPITRNRPKMFLPVGDGTVIDEIFADLEADDRVDEVFVSTNERFAGEFESYLADSSFEKPTVSVEDTTAESEKFGVVGALAQLIEREGVDDDLIVVAGDNLISFDVGEFVDFFEAKGTPALAAYDVGSRERAKSYGLVELDGDRVVDFQEKPDDPNSTLVSIACYAFPQETLPDFEEYLSDGNNPDEPGWFIQWLQSRQPVHAFTFDGAWFDIGTPESYLDAVEWYLDGEAVVHPDATVENSDLGESVYVLPGAEIVDSSIDRSVVFANATIRDADMRRSIVDEEVVVDGLDLSGALVGAHSRLTNDE
- a CDS encoding transcriptional regulator, whose protein sequence is MPERTTRERIADALRAQPRDASALAAEFDVTRAAVYDHIEHVSRSVPEGQQLLVAPPECRDCGFDGFDDRINTPSRCPKCKGENVEEPTFVIEA
- a CDS encoding type 1 glutamine amidotransferase domain-containing protein, with product MSHPTALFIISEEGYWAEECIEPLTTLDSAGVDVTAATPSGSPPVVDDRSLDPEDVGEETVERYREIHESDDRLRDPEPLAAVDAGDYDAVVFPGGHGTEWDVNQDGHARAALREAVEGDDGVALVVCHAVGILAFARDSDGGFLVAGRDVTGFPNEWEEGIVDDHDRIDGRKLPYWVEDEVVAAGGNFDAELDADTSVTVDGDLITARGPGSSSAAAATLLEELGIEVPA
- a CDS encoding ABC transporter substrate-binding protein, with the translated sequence MSDNQSGSSRRRFLQGTGVAAVSAGLAGCSGNGGDETETTESTPTEDETPTEAPADSEEIPTGGIFNFGMGTSPNTLNAMASSSAYVGAVTDRIYESGAAIDPVNFEMHPNVFTDWESEVLDETGEDDRPNVEIRFNVRTDGLTWNDGEEFTVGDVVFSYNYLLEQQPGGYAASLNAIESVEEADGDWDCLMTLNQPNGTFAYDQFGLPIFPEHRWADVDDYNEYEPGDTDFGPVGLGAGVVTQYDPDTAVEVSFEEREGEYNLSDLEWREEVNGIIPGGPFVDAVRYRIYSSQSALHQALFEGDIDTLYGGLRTSRIQDGIDNENIDVLDGFDTGYGHYSFNLRREPLDDLPFRQVLGFAFDDVYYTQQLQRGYAQEGDFVMPPGYTAVRPETGTDQELLEGPSAQAFTFRQASPSVPDVEGVREFLTEGQVITGEEGTFVGQEYPGSLTGVTASQTEPKHDYSFGSVESEVLLNADEEVDQEIRVNGELLTEIHDGPLTMLLSPAQEAPQSAQMVSDWISSLRQIGIPINREVVSFNTRVTRAYGEESYDAFSMGWVNLSPFATNTLYSLFHSDNADDHSVVETEGDDENTSTLLNNAMGYGLFDDAGADDLIDEARTTLDPEERNDLSRQAVEKIYLDFPTMVADYSLTKWPIRNRFSGAIGDIPGPGSTYLGTQINQVYLDE